The proteins below are encoded in one region of Streptomyces roseirectus:
- a CDS encoding RNA polymerase sigma factor has protein sequence MKTVVHRGARTLANGSRSTDGTGELRAHPRRDRAILGPLPAGRRVDETSLVVAAQDGDPRALDELAATYLPLVYAIVRRALGELADVDDVVQETMLRALPELRTLRAPECFRPWLVTIATRQISTHLHRRRADAERTAPLDRLTDSPDADAENLALIHVELSGHRRKTVRASRWLDPDARALLSLWWLETTGRLTRAKLAAELGTSVAHAGVRLQRMRNQLESSRSLVAALEASPRCSRLTAALCGWDGVPSTLWRKRITRHTRSCADCVRAAGELVPLQRLVPQL, from the coding sequence ATGAAGACAGTTGTCCACCGCGGGGCCCGCACCCTCGCGAACGGCAGCCGCTCCACCGACGGCACCGGGGAGTTACGCGCGCACCCCCGGCGCGACCGGGCGATCCTCGGCCCGCTCCCGGCCGGCCGCCGAGTCGACGAGACGAGTCTGGTCGTCGCCGCGCAGGACGGCGATCCACGTGCGCTCGACGAACTGGCCGCGACGTACCTGCCGTTGGTGTACGCGATCGTGCGCAGGGCGTTGGGTGAACTCGCGGACGTCGATGACGTGGTGCAGGAGACGATGCTGCGGGCGCTGCCCGAACTGCGCACGCTGCGCGCACCGGAGTGCTTCCGGCCCTGGCTGGTCACGATCGCGACCCGGCAGATCAGCACCCACCTGCACCGGCGCCGGGCGGACGCCGAACGAACGGCCCCCCTCGACAGGCTGACCGACTCGCCGGACGCCGACGCCGAGAACCTGGCCCTCATCCACGTCGAACTGTCCGGCCACCGCCGCAAGACCGTACGCGCCAGCCGCTGGCTCGACCCCGACGCCCGCGCGCTCCTCTCCCTGTGGTGGCTGGAGACCACCGGCCGGCTGACCCGGGCGAAACTCGCCGCCGAACTGGGAACGAGCGTGGCCCACGCCGGCGTGCGCCTCCAACGGATGCGCAACCAACTGGAGTCGAGCCGATCCCTCGTCGCCGCCCTGGAAGCCAGCCCCCGCTGCTCCCGGCTGACCGCCGCACTGTGCGGCTGGGACGGCGTCCCCAGCACCCTCTGGCGCAAACGCATCACCCGCCACACCCGCTCCTGCGCGGACTGCGTCCGAGCGGCCGGCGAACTGGTACCCCTCCAACGGCTGGTACCCCAGCTGTAG
- a CDS encoding FadR/GntR family transcriptional regulator — translation MTAAPRSSAEAVEAPAWSRRPANLAAAVTAELVERIVRGVHPSGSPLPPEPVLCKTFSVSRTVVREAVKILQEKGLVQVRQGAGTMVTPPAMWNMLDELVLGATIAEDESLAVLDHLVATRRALESDMANVAARLADAEALERLRALVERMDELVDDPAAYQEEDRAFHDTVMQASGNRIGRGVVRALERQVVDSARYTGLTGRAFCVASNQGHRRIYERIAAHDPRGASEAMFTHITQAWVVRRSGPGEPTLLRR, via the coding sequence ATGACGGCAGCACCGCGGTCATCCGCAGAGGCGGTCGAAGCCCCCGCCTGGAGTCGGCGCCCGGCGAATCTCGCCGCAGCGGTCACGGCTGAGCTGGTGGAGCGGATCGTCCGTGGGGTCCATCCGTCCGGTTCGCCGCTTCCTCCTGAGCCCGTGCTGTGCAAGACCTTCTCGGTCAGCCGGACCGTGGTGCGTGAGGCGGTGAAGATCCTTCAGGAGAAGGGGCTGGTGCAGGTCCGTCAGGGCGCCGGCACGATGGTCACGCCGCCGGCGATGTGGAACATGCTCGACGAACTGGTCCTCGGCGCGACGATCGCCGAGGACGAGAGCCTGGCCGTCCTCGATCACCTCGTGGCGACCCGCCGCGCGCTGGAGTCCGACATGGCCAACGTCGCCGCCCGCCTGGCGGACGCCGAGGCGCTGGAGCGGCTGCGCGCGCTGGTGGAGCGGATGGACGAACTCGTCGACGACCCCGCCGCGTACCAGGAGGAGGACCGGGCGTTCCACGACACGGTGATGCAGGCGTCGGGGAACCGGATCGGCCGTGGCGTGGTCCGTGCGCTGGAGCGTCAGGTCGTCGACTCCGCCCGGTACACGGGACTGACCGGCCGCGCCTTCTGTGTCGCGTCCAATCAGGGCCATCGGCGCATCTACGAGCGGATCGCCGCGCACGATCCCCGGGGCGCGTCCGAGGCGATGTTCACCCACATCACGCAGGCGTGGGTGGTGCGCCGCAGCGGGCCGGGTGAGCCGACCCTGCTGCGGCGTTAG
- a CDS encoding right-handed parallel beta-helix repeat-containing protein encodes MALPTPASAAPLTLYAAPTGTGTDCSSTQPCSLTAAQAAVRSLNDAMSDDIVVRLADGVYRLAQPLRLTAEDSGSNGHTVVWQAAPSARPVITGARAVTGWSVADTGKNIWKAEVPAGLDTRQLYVDGAVATRARTQVNRADFTASGSGLRFTSGALSYLNNLANQSRIEVEGVNSFTDRYSPVQSISGNFLTMRQPAWNNNNFGYDTLMKPHRAGPFYLSNAYEFLDSPGEWYLNPTTRTLYYIPLAGQNMNTAGVELPTLQSLVNLGGTYSEPAHHITFSGITFTGTSWLGPSSNQGYVDQQTGAYLAGNWNWPGFDACHNGCAQFEAARPHWQQMPAAVQISAANTITFSDSRFVNLGQTAIGIGNDANAHASGVGLGAGNITVTRSEIARSSAGGILVGGVRADAHHPGDPRMVNKDITISDNRIHDLGADYRGIVSVLTTYVTGTNVSHNEVYNMPYSGMSIGYGWGSNDAGGSDHYANRGLYNYQPRYTTPTTASGNRLIGNYIHDVMQQMNDGGCIYTLGWNPNAQISRNHCLRTNGYFGIYFDEGSKYYKVTNNVFSNTGTWATANYWGGENMGNWTLTDNWSTNGSTNVTNGDRGNVVSGNVTVTGGNWPAGAQDVMASAGPRDTTPQPARQIVGTQSGRCLTVPGSSTTNGTQTQLWDCTGATGQTWTHTAGKQLTLPGNKCLDASGGGTANGTAVIIWDCNGQTNQQWNVSAGGTITGVQSGLCLDASGSGTANGTRIQLWSCHGGTNQQWTMR; translated from the coding sequence GTGGCGCTCCCCACGCCCGCCTCCGCGGCCCCCCTCACCCTGTACGCCGCACCGACCGGCACCGGCACCGACTGCTCCAGCACGCAGCCGTGCTCCCTGACGGCCGCGCAGGCGGCGGTGCGCTCGCTCAACGACGCCATGTCCGACGACATCGTGGTGCGGCTGGCCGACGGCGTGTACCGACTGGCCCAGCCGTTACGGCTGACGGCGGAGGACTCCGGCTCCAACGGCCACACGGTCGTGTGGCAGGCCGCCCCGTCCGCGCGCCCGGTGATCACCGGCGCCCGCGCGGTCACCGGCTGGTCGGTGGCCGACACCGGCAAGAACATCTGGAAGGCCGAGGTGCCCGCCGGTCTCGACACCCGACAGCTCTACGTCGACGGCGCCGTCGCCACCCGGGCCCGCACCCAGGTCAACAGGGCGGACTTCACCGCCTCCGGCTCCGGGCTGAGGTTCACCAGCGGAGCGCTGAGCTACCTCAACAACCTGGCGAACCAGAGCCGGATCGAGGTGGAGGGCGTCAACTCCTTCACCGACCGGTACTCGCCGGTGCAGAGCATCAGCGGGAACTTCCTGACGATGCGGCAGCCGGCGTGGAACAACAACAACTTCGGCTACGACACCCTCATGAAGCCCCACCGGGCCGGCCCGTTCTACCTGTCCAACGCGTACGAATTCCTCGACTCGCCCGGCGAGTGGTACCTCAACCCCACGACCAGAACCCTCTACTACATCCCCCTCGCCGGACAGAACATGAACACCGCCGGCGTGGAACTCCCCACGCTGCAATCGCTGGTCAACCTCGGCGGCACCTACAGCGAACCCGCCCACCACATCACCTTCAGCGGGATCACCTTCACCGGCACGAGCTGGCTCGGCCCCAGCAGCAACCAGGGCTACGTGGACCAGCAGACCGGCGCCTACCTCGCCGGCAACTGGAACTGGCCCGGCTTCGACGCCTGCCACAACGGCTGCGCCCAGTTCGAGGCCGCCCGGCCGCACTGGCAGCAGATGCCGGCCGCCGTGCAGATCTCCGCCGCCAACACCATCACCTTCAGCGACTCCCGGTTCGTCAACCTCGGCCAGACGGCCATCGGCATCGGCAACGACGCCAACGCGCACGCCAGCGGCGTCGGACTGGGCGCCGGCAACATCACGGTGACGCGGTCGGAGATCGCCCGCAGCTCCGCCGGCGGCATCCTCGTGGGCGGCGTGCGCGCCGACGCCCACCACCCCGGCGACCCGCGCATGGTCAACAAGGACATCACCATCAGCGACAACCGCATCCACGACCTCGGCGCGGACTACCGGGGCATCGTCTCCGTCCTGACCACCTACGTCACGGGCACGAACGTGTCCCACAACGAGGTCTACAACATGCCGTACTCCGGCATGTCGATCGGCTACGGCTGGGGCTCCAACGACGCCGGCGGCAGCGACCACTACGCGAACCGCGGCCTCTACAACTACCAGCCGCGCTACACGACACCGACCACCGCGTCAGGCAACCGGCTCATCGGCAACTACATCCACGACGTCATGCAGCAGATGAACGACGGCGGCTGCATCTACACGCTCGGCTGGAACCCGAACGCGCAGATCAGCCGGAACCACTGCCTGCGCACCAACGGCTACTTCGGGATCTACTTCGACGAGGGCTCCAAGTACTACAAGGTCACCAACAACGTGTTCTCCAACACCGGGACGTGGGCGACGGCCAACTACTGGGGCGGCGAGAACATGGGGAACTGGACGCTCACCGACAACTGGTCGACCAACGGCAGCACGAACGTGACCAACGGGGACCGCGGCAACGTCGTCTCCGGCAACGTCACGGTCACAGGCGGCAACTGGCCGGCCGGCGCCCAGGACGTGATGGCGTCCGCCGGACCGCGGGACACCACCCCGCAGCCGGCCCGGCAGATCGTGGGCACGCAGTCCGGCCGCTGCCTGACCGTCCCGGGCTCCAGTACCACCAACGGCACCCAGACCCAGCTGTGGGACTGCACCGGCGCGACCGGCCAGACCTGGACCCACACCGCCGGCAAACAACTGACCCTCCCCGGCAACAAGTGCCTCGACGCGAGCGGCGGCGGCACTGCCAACGGCACCGCCGTCATCATCTGGGACTGCAACGGCCAGACCAACCAGCAGTGGAACGTCAGCGCCGGCGGCACCATCACCGGCGTCCAGTCCGGACTCTGCCTCGACGCGAGCGGTAGCGGCACCGCCAACGGCACCCGGATCCAGCTCTGGTCCTGCCACGGCGGCACCAACCAGCAGTGGACGATGAGGTAA
- a CDS encoding sugar phosphate isomerase/epimerase family protein, producing the protein MYPIGVNPWVWASPVDDAALAELVPRIAAFGFDAVELPIEHPGDWDPARTRDLLAAHGLRAAGVCAVTSPGRDLVNAPPETVAATAEYLKACVDGAAAVGAPVVGGPVYAAVGRTWRMSPTERATCYADVRRALRPVADHAGERGVGIGVEALNRYETSVVNTLEQAVELIDGLPANVGLMIDTYHMNIEEADPYAALVTAGPHIKHVQASGTDRGAPGADHFDWPRFLTGLAATGYDGAVCIESFTAQNEAIATAASIWRPLAPTQDTLARDGLTHLRTVLRGLPPEPS; encoded by the coding sequence GTGTACCCCATCGGCGTCAACCCATGGGTCTGGGCCTCGCCGGTCGACGACGCGGCCCTCGCCGAACTCGTCCCCAGGATCGCCGCGTTCGGGTTCGACGCCGTCGAGCTGCCGATCGAACACCCCGGCGACTGGGACCCGGCCCGCACCCGGGACCTCCTGGCCGCGCACGGCCTGCGCGCGGCCGGCGTCTGCGCGGTCACCTCACCCGGACGCGACCTCGTGAACGCGCCGCCGGAAACCGTCGCCGCCACCGCGGAGTACCTGAAAGCGTGCGTGGACGGCGCGGCGGCCGTCGGCGCGCCCGTCGTCGGCGGCCCCGTCTACGCGGCGGTGGGACGCACCTGGCGCATGTCCCCGACGGAGCGCGCGACCTGCTACGCGGACGTCCGCCGCGCCCTGCGGCCGGTGGCCGACCACGCGGGGGAGCGGGGCGTCGGCATCGGCGTGGAAGCCCTCAACCGCTACGAGACGAGCGTCGTCAACACCCTCGAACAGGCGGTGGAGTTGATCGACGGCCTGCCCGCGAACGTCGGCCTCATGATCGACACCTACCACATGAACATCGAGGAGGCCGACCCCTACGCGGCGCTCGTCACGGCCGGCCCGCACATCAAGCACGTCCAGGCCAGCGGCACCGACCGCGGCGCACCGGGCGCCGACCACTTCGACTGGCCACGCTTCCTCACCGGCCTGGCCGCGACCGGCTACGACGGCGCCGTGTGCATCGAGTCGTTCACCGCGCAGAACGAGGCCATCGCCACCGCCGCCTCGATCTGGCGTCCGCTCGCCCCGACGCAGGACACCCTCGCCCGTGACGGGCTGACCCACCTGCGCACCGTCCTGCGCGGTCTGCCGCCGGAACCGTCCTAA
- a CDS encoding substrate-binding domain-containing protein, translating to MTVTAVSILLVLAGCSTDDPTAGTSGSPAASTGAGTGKQSKFFVQADYDKQLTLLDTTPTGPAGKPWEQALDPATVDTAKYKKPGPYKICFSNAGLNNPWRQVGFTTMQAEVDTHRDRISEFVHIDAEGKDQKQIADINDLLGKGCHALIVSPNTTATLTPAVEAACRKGLPVVVFDRGVDTTCPVTFINPIGGYGFGHVAAEFVTQQTKPGGKVLALRILPGVDVLETRWSAAKIAFDKAGVDVVGVEFTDGDPARTKKIVNDYIQRYGTIDGVWMDAGAVAAAAVEAFVDAGKPVPPINGEDQLDFLKLWKDKKLTAIAPTYPTYQWRTPVIAALKILDGQPVPNPWKLPQPVITQDNLDEYVDPTMPPLHYAMCGCTDLPDYPKRWK from the coding sequence ATGACGGTGACGGCCGTGAGCATCCTGCTGGTCCTGGCCGGCTGCTCCACCGACGACCCCACCGCCGGCACCTCGGGCTCGCCCGCCGCGAGCACCGGAGCGGGCACCGGGAAACAGTCCAAGTTCTTCGTACAGGCCGACTACGACAAACAGCTCACACTCCTGGACACCACGCCCACCGGGCCCGCCGGCAAGCCCTGGGAACAGGCGCTCGACCCGGCGACGGTGGACACCGCGAAGTACAAGAAGCCCGGCCCCTACAAGATCTGCTTCTCCAACGCCGGGCTCAACAACCCCTGGCGCCAGGTCGGCTTCACAACCATGCAGGCCGAGGTCGACACGCACCGCGACCGGATCTCCGAGTTCGTCCACATCGACGCCGAAGGCAAGGACCAGAAACAGATCGCCGACATCAACGACCTCCTCGGCAAGGGCTGCCACGCGCTCATCGTCTCGCCCAACACCACCGCGACCCTCACCCCGGCCGTCGAGGCCGCCTGCCGGAAGGGCCTGCCGGTCGTCGTCTTCGACCGCGGCGTCGACACGACCTGCCCGGTGACGTTCATCAACCCCATCGGCGGCTACGGATTCGGCCACGTCGCCGCCGAGTTCGTCACCCAGCAGACGAAACCGGGCGGCAAGGTCCTCGCCCTGCGCATCCTGCCCGGCGTCGACGTCCTGGAGACCCGCTGGTCCGCCGCGAAGATCGCCTTCGACAAGGCGGGCGTCGACGTCGTCGGCGTCGAGTTCACCGACGGCGACCCCGCCAGGACGAAGAAGATCGTGAACGACTACATCCAGCGCTACGGCACGATCGACGGCGTCTGGATGGACGCCGGGGCGGTCGCGGCCGCGGCGGTCGAGGCGTTCGTGGACGCCGGCAAACCCGTGCCGCCGATCAACGGCGAGGACCAGCTCGACTTCCTGAAACTGTGGAAGGACAAGAAACTCACGGCGATCGCCCCGACCTACCCCACCTACCAGTGGCGCACCCCGGTCATCGCCGCCCTGAAGATCCTCGACGGCCAGCCGGTGCCCAACCCCTGGAAGCTGCCCCAGCCGGTCATCACCCAGGACAACCTCGACGAGTACGTCGACCCCACCATGCCGCCGCTGCACTACGCGATGTGCGGCTGCACCGACCTGCCCGACTACCCGAAGCGCTGGAAGTAG
- a CDS encoding ABC transporter permease, producing MRTARALHRLDLRSGSLAPIVAILVVLLILLTARQPDFLSPPSLMAFLGRSAPIVLLAAGQYFVIVSGELDLSVGSLVTAQVVVAARLIDGDPSAGWPVALLLFAFGVAVGLVNGLVTTRLGVPSFITTLGMFLILVGAVYLWSDGAPKGSLSEEFRRIGRSGIENVPVLERVPYALLVLLAVAALALLLTRSDFGRTLTAVGGNPRTAELSGVRVGRAKTLAFVLSALAATLAAILIGGYSGVSFQAGAGLEFGAITAAVLGGVALGGGRGSVVGAMLGALTLETLFTLMNFYGVSGALEPTVQGAIILLAVAAASFRLPSG from the coding sequence ATGCGGACCGCGCGCGCCCTGCACCGCCTCGACCTGCGCTCCGGCTCGCTCGCGCCGATCGTCGCGATCCTGGTGGTGCTGCTGATCCTGCTGACCGCCCGCCAGCCCGACTTCCTCTCACCGCCGTCGCTGATGGCGTTCCTCGGCCGCTCCGCGCCGATCGTGCTGCTCGCCGCCGGCCAGTACTTCGTGATCGTCTCCGGCGAACTCGACCTGTCCGTCGGCTCCCTGGTCACCGCGCAAGTGGTGGTCGCCGCCCGGCTGATCGACGGTGATCCGTCGGCCGGCTGGCCCGTCGCCCTCCTCCTGTTCGCGTTCGGCGTCGCCGTCGGCCTCGTCAACGGCCTCGTCACCACACGGCTCGGGGTGCCGTCGTTCATCACGACCCTCGGGATGTTCCTGATCCTCGTCGGCGCCGTCTACCTGTGGTCCGACGGCGCCCCGAAGGGCAGCCTCTCCGAGGAGTTCCGCCGGATCGGCCGGTCGGGCATCGAGAACGTACCCGTCCTGGAACGCGTCCCGTACGCCCTGCTCGTCCTCCTCGCGGTGGCCGCTCTCGCGCTGCTGCTGACGCGTTCGGACTTCGGCCGCACCCTGACCGCCGTCGGCGGCAACCCGCGCACCGCCGAGCTGAGCGGCGTGCGCGTGGGGCGCGCCAAGACCCTGGCGTTCGTCCTCAGCGCCCTCGCCGCCACCCTCGCGGCGATCCTCATCGGCGGCTACAGCGGCGTGTCGTTCCAGGCCGGCGCCGGACTGGAGTTCGGCGCGATCACCGCGGCCGTCCTCGGCGGCGTCGCGCTGGGCGGGGGCCGCGGGTCCGTCGTCGGCGCCATGCTGGGCGCGCTGACCCTGGAGACGCTGTTCACGCTCATGAACTTCTACGGCGTCTCCGGCGCCCTCGAACCGACCGTCCAGGGCGCGATCATCCTGCTCGCCGTGGCAGCGGCGTCCTTCCGACTCCCGTCCGGATGA
- a CDS encoding ABC transporter permease, with amino-acid sequence MSGALSPPARWTPPGVFVALALTLAIGWLAVTLDGGRLFSQPTTVSLLHVATGLGLVAVGQTLVVLGGSLDLSVAYVVSLSTLVAAETMAGDDGALLPAIALTLAVSAAIGLVNGLLVTVARINPFIATVGVGLLLKGYLDNGYDGPAGKTAPALVKGLGYQRVGPVPVSFLLLLGVTAAAWFVLARTRFGHHLIAVGGDPEVARLSGVRGHRVLVTAHVLCALCAGLAGIYLAGRLGAGAPRVGTEGLYDLESIAAVVLGGTALAGGRGGVIGTVGGVLLLASIDAVFNQLEVDVFFKQVIRGVVIIAAVAVHARRTLRKAT; translated from the coding sequence ATGAGCGGCGCGCTGTCCCCGCCGGCCCGCTGGACCCCGCCCGGCGTGTTCGTCGCCCTGGCCCTCACCCTGGCGATCGGCTGGCTCGCCGTCACCCTCGACGGCGGACGGCTGTTCAGCCAGCCGACGACCGTCAGCCTGCTGCACGTCGCCACCGGCCTCGGCCTCGTCGCCGTCGGCCAGACCCTGGTCGTCCTCGGGGGCTCGCTGGACCTGTCCGTGGCGTACGTGGTCAGCCTCAGCACCCTCGTCGCCGCCGAGACCATGGCCGGTGACGACGGCGCGCTGCTGCCGGCGATCGCCCTGACGCTCGCCGTCAGCGCCGCGATCGGCCTCGTCAACGGCCTGCTCGTCACCGTCGCACGGATCAACCCCTTCATCGCGACCGTCGGCGTCGGACTCCTGCTGAAGGGATACCTCGACAACGGGTACGACGGCCCGGCCGGCAAGACCGCGCCCGCCCTGGTGAAGGGCCTCGGATACCAGCGCGTCGGCCCGGTGCCGGTGTCGTTCCTGCTGCTGCTCGGCGTCACCGCCGCCGCCTGGTTCGTGCTGGCCCGCACCCGCTTCGGCCACCACCTGATCGCCGTCGGCGGCGACCCGGAGGTCGCCCGGCTGTCCGGCGTCCGGGGCCACCGGGTCCTCGTCACCGCCCACGTGCTGTGCGCCCTGTGCGCCGGCCTCGCCGGGATCTACCTCGCCGGCCGGCTCGGCGCCGGCGCGCCGAGGGTCGGCACCGAGGGCCTGTACGACCTGGAGTCGATCGCCGCCGTCGTGCTCGGCGGCACCGCCCTGGCCGGCGGGAGAGGCGGCGTCATCGGCACGGTCGGCGGCGTCCTGCTGCTCGCGAGCATCGACGCGGTCTTCAACCAGCTGGAGGTCGACGTGTTCTTCAAGCAGGTCATCCGCGGCGTCGTCATCATCGCGGCGGTCGCCGTCCACGCCCGCCGGACGCTGCGGAAGGCGACCTAG
- a CDS encoding sugar ABC transporter ATP-binding protein — protein sequence MSGPLPPPLLALRGIGKSFLGVRVLDGVDLQVRPGEVHAVVGENGAGKSTLMKVASGVHRPDEGTVEFAGAPRTFRGPREARQAGIGIVHQELTLLPERTVAQNVWLGREPLRRGLVDRAAMLSRTAGLLASVGEGSLPPGTRVGRLGVAQQQVVEIVKALALDARLLILDEPTAALADHEVDQLYALVRRLRDQGMGVLYVSHRLKEVFDLSSRITVLKDGRAVATLDTADTNADQLVRHMVGRELPTYYPALARPEERGPVRLTVQGGGNRKLHGIDLKLHAGQVLGVGGLQGSGRSALARALFGAAPFTTGRVTVDGTPLRPRSPRAAMRAGIAYVSEDRKGEGIVAGQSVLDNALLAGRALHPARTGRGARTTRIRELLAAVDLRAAGEDQEIRFLSGGNQQKVVLARWLALAPRILLFDEPTRGIDVGAKSAIHDLVRRLARDGAAVLMVSSELPELLGMSDRIIVMRDGRIAGELPAGATEEDVVRLAVGTVRETAG from the coding sequence ATGTCTGGCCCGCTCCCGCCGCCGCTGCTCGCCCTGCGCGGCATCGGCAAGTCGTTCCTCGGCGTACGGGTGCTCGACGGCGTCGACCTCCAGGTCCGGCCGGGCGAGGTGCACGCCGTCGTCGGCGAGAACGGCGCCGGCAAGTCCACGCTCATGAAGGTCGCGTCCGGCGTCCACCGGCCCGACGAGGGAACGGTCGAGTTCGCCGGCGCGCCCAGGACGTTCCGTGGTCCGCGCGAGGCCCGGCAGGCCGGAATCGGCATCGTCCACCAGGAGTTGACCCTGCTGCCCGAACGCACCGTCGCGCAGAACGTCTGGCTGGGCCGCGAACCCCTGCGCCGGGGACTCGTCGACCGCGCGGCGATGCTCAGCCGCACCGCCGGACTCCTCGCCTCGGTCGGGGAGGGCTCCCTGCCGCCTGGCACCCGCGTGGGACGGCTCGGCGTGGCCCAGCAACAGGTCGTCGAGATCGTCAAGGCGCTCGCCCTCGACGCGCGGCTGCTCATCCTGGACGAACCCACCGCCGCCCTCGCCGACCACGAGGTCGACCAGCTCTACGCGCTGGTGCGGCGGCTGCGGGACCAGGGCATGGGCGTGCTGTACGTCTCGCACCGCCTCAAGGAGGTCTTCGACCTGTCCAGCCGGATCACCGTCCTCAAGGACGGCCGGGCCGTCGCCACCCTGGACACCGCCGACACCAACGCCGACCAGCTCGTACGCCACATGGTCGGCCGCGAACTGCCGACCTACTACCCCGCCTTGGCGCGGCCCGAGGAACGGGGCCCGGTCCGGCTGACCGTCCAGGGCGGCGGCAACCGGAAACTGCACGGCATCGACCTGAAGCTGCACGCCGGCCAGGTGCTCGGCGTCGGCGGCCTCCAGGGCTCCGGCCGCTCCGCGCTCGCCCGCGCCCTGTTCGGCGCCGCACCCTTCACCACCGGCCGGGTCACCGTCGACGGAACGCCGCTCCGGCCGCGCTCGCCCCGCGCCGCGATGCGGGCCGGCATCGCCTACGTCTCCGAGGACCGCAAGGGCGAGGGCATCGTCGCCGGGCAGTCCGTCCTCGACAACGCGCTCCTGGCCGGCCGCGCACTCCACCCGGCCCGCACCGGACGCGGCGCCCGCACCACGCGGATCCGCGAACTGCTGGCCGCCGTCGACCTGCGCGCCGCGGGCGAGGACCAGGAGATCCGCTTCCTGTCCGGCGGCAACCAGCAGAAGGTCGTGCTGGCCCGATGGCTCGCGCTCGCCCCGCGCATCCTGCTCTTCGACGAACCGACCCGGGGCATCGACGTCGGCGCCAAGTCGGCGATCCACGACCTCGTCCGCCGGCTCGCCCGCGACGGCGCCGCCGTCCTGATGGTCTCGTCCGAACTGCCCGAACTGCTCGGCATGAGCGACCGGATCATCGTCATGCGCGACGGCCGCATCGCCGGCGAACTGCCCGCCGGGGCGACGGAGGAGGACGTCGTCCGCCTGGCGGTCGGCACCGTGCGGGAGACGGCCGGATGA